Proteins encoded in a region of the Capricornis sumatraensis isolate serow.1 chromosome 12, serow.2, whole genome shotgun sequence genome:
- the MLNR gene encoding motilin receptor: MGSPGNRSHASRGAGEPPWAALLPCDERRCSPFPLGALVPVTAVCLGLFAVGVSGNVVTVLLIGRYRDMRTTTNLYLGSMAVSDLLILLGLPFDLYRLWRSRPWVFGQLLCRLSLYVGEGCTYATLLHMTALAVERYLAVCRPLRARVLVTRRRVRALIAALWAVALLSAGPFFFLVGVEQDAGHNALRDLNGTARPSPLPPLPPPFLGSSQASPRSPPSGPEAAAAALFSRECRPSPAQLGALRVMLWVTTAYFFLPFLCLSVLYGLIGRELWRSRGQLRGLATSGREKGHRQTVRVLLVVVLAFIVCWLPFHVGRIIYINTEDSQMMHFSQYFNIVALQLFYLSASINPILYNLISKKYRAAAWKLLLARRSRQRGFCRSREAEGNPARDRAGCTENSANMQKSATSTGALSHGSRT; encoded by the exons ATGGGCAGCCCCGGGAACCGCAGCCACGCTTCGCGGGGCGCCGGGGAGCCGCCGTGGGCCGCGCTGCTGCCGTGCGACGAGCGCCGCTGCTCGCCCTTCCCCCTGGGGGCGCTGGTGCCCGTGACCGCCGTGTGCCTGGGGCTGTTCGCCGTCGGGGTGAGCGGCAACGTGGTGACGGTGCTGCTGATCGGGCGGTACCGGGACATGCGGACCACCACCAACTTATACCTGGGCAGCATGGCCGTGTCCGACCTGCTCATCCTGCTCGGGCTCCCCTTCGACCTGTACCGCCTGTGGCGCTCGCGGCCCTGGGTGTTCGGGCAGCTCCTCTGCCGCCTCTCACTCTATGTGGGCGAGGGCTGCACCTACGCCACGCTGCTGCACATGACGGCGCTCGCCGTGGAGCGCTACCTGGCCGTCTGCCGTCCGCTCCGGGCGCGCGTCCTGGTCACCCGGCGCCGCGTCCGCGCGCTCATCGCCGCGCTCTGGGCCGTGGCGCTGCTCTCCGCCGGGCCCTTCTTCTTTCTGGTGGGCGTCGAGCAGGACGCCGGCCACAATGCGCTCCGGGACCTAAACGGCACCGCGCGGCCCTCCCCCttgccgccgctgccgccgccctTCCTGGGGTCTTCTCAGGCTTCCCCGCGGTCCCCGCCGTCGGGGCCCGAAGCAGCTGCCGCCGCGCTGTTCAGCCGGGAGTGCCGGCCGAGCCCGGCGCAGCTGGGTGCGCTGCGCGTCATGCTGTGGGTCACCACCGCCTACTTCTTCCTGCCCTTCCTATGCCTCAGCGTCCTCTACGGGCTCATCGGGCGCGAGCTGTGGAGGAGCCGCGGGCAGCTGCGAGGCCTGGCCACCTCCGGCCGGGAGAAGGGCCACCGGCAGACGGTCCGCGTCCTGC tGGTGGTGGTTCTGGCGTTTATAGTTTGCTGGTTGCCTTTCCACGTTGGCAGAATCATTTACATAAATACCGAGGATTCCCAGATGATGCACTTCTCTCAGTACTTTAACATTGTTGCTCTGCAACTTTTCTATCTGAGCGCCTCCATCAACCCCATCCTCTACAACCTCATTTCAAAGAAGTATAGAGCAGCGGCCTGGAAACTGCTGCTGGCCAGACGGTCCAGACAGAGAGGTTTCTGCAGAAGCAGGGAGGCCGAAGGGAACCCCGCCAGAGACAGGGCTGGCTGCACGGAAAACAGTGCCAACATGCAGAAGTCAGCAACCAGCACTGGCGCCCTGTCCCATGGCTCTAGGACTTAA